In the Gossypium raimondii isolate GPD5lz chromosome 9, ASM2569854v1, whole genome shotgun sequence genome, one interval contains:
- the LOC105800856 gene encoding uncharacterized protein LOC105800856, with amino-acid sequence MYRSSSWSRVTDGYYSSPKAGSITGLRMSSSVDDSNELPVYDPSVEMANKKEKSRARFAENAVHIIPLVLLVCALILWFFSNPDVEVGTKVETVAARIDGLTIDGDIDNDSDGTQTGFLPIAEVGDVDSTKHPKPNKPSRKLHFSYPQFFDSLLI; translated from the exons atgtATAGATCATCAAGCTGGAGCAGAGTTACGGATGGGTATTATTCATCCCCGAAGGCGGGGAGTATTACGGGGCTGAGAATGTCATCATCGGTGGACGACAGTAACGAACTGCCCGTATATGATCCCAGTGTAGAGATGGCTAATAAGAAAGAGAAGTCAAGGGCTAGGTTTGCAGAGAATGCTGTACATATAATTCCTTTGGTGCTGCTTGTTTGTGCCTTGATCCTCTGGTTCTTTTCCAATCCAG ATGTGGAAGTGGGAACGAAAGTGGAGACGGTAGCAGCCAGAATCGACGGCTTGACTATAGATGGAGACATAGACAATGATAGTGACGGAACTCAAACAGGGTTTTTGCCAATTGCGGAAGTGGGAGACGTCGACTCCACTAAACATCCTAAACCTAACAAACCTTCAAGGAAACTGCACTTCTCCTACCCTCAATTCTTTGATTCCCTTCTCATTTAA